In one Methylobacterium sp. SyP6R genomic region, the following are encoded:
- a CDS encoding YggS family pyridoxal phosphate-dependent enzyme yields the protein MIDPQTVVANLTEVQGEIARAAQDSERDRADVALIAVSKTIAAEGIRPALAAGQRLFGENYVQEAKAKWPALREEYPQAELHLIGPLQSNKAREAVELFDVIHTLDRTSLAAALAKEIQRSGRHPRLLVQVNTGEEPQKGGVAPGAVDAFLAECRDTHGLTVSGLMCIPPAADPPSAHFGLLAAIARRHALPILSMGMSADYPAAIQMGATHVRVGSAIFGARQPQG from the coding sequence ATGATCGACCCGCAGACCGTCGTGGCGAACCTAACCGAGGTACAGGGCGAGATCGCTCGCGCCGCGCAAGACAGCGAACGCGATCGGGCAGACGTCGCCCTCATCGCCGTGTCGAAGACGATTGCCGCCGAGGGGATCCGCCCGGCCCTGGCTGCGGGCCAGCGGCTGTTCGGCGAGAACTACGTGCAGGAGGCCAAGGCGAAGTGGCCCGCCTTGCGCGAGGAATATCCGCAAGCCGAGCTGCACCTGATCGGCCCGCTGCAATCGAACAAGGCCCGCGAGGCGGTGGAGCTTTTCGACGTGATCCATACCCTCGACCGGACCTCGCTCGCGGCGGCCCTGGCGAAGGAGATTCAGCGCAGCGGCCGGCACCCGAGGCTGCTGGTGCAGGTCAATACCGGCGAGGAGCCGCAGAAGGGGGGCGTGGCGCCGGGCGCGGTCGATGCCTTCCTGGCCGAGTGCCGGGACACGCACGGCCTCACCGTCTCGGGGCTGATGTGCATCCCGCCGGCGGCGGATCCGCCCTCGGCGCATTTCGGCTTGCTGGCGGCAATCGCCCGCCGCCATGCCCTGCCGATCCTGTCGATGGGGATGAGTGCCGACTACCCGGCGGCCATCCAGATGGGCGCGACCCATGTGCGGGTCGGCAGCGCGATCTTCGGGGCGCGCCAGCCGCAGGGCTGA
- a CDS encoding L,D-transpeptidase family protein — protein MKRTTLRHLRVRPDPLDRRRGTLIAGPVLIPCALGKGGQTHRKREGDGASPRGTFRLRGGFYRPDRLGGRPATLLPLRRIRPGDGWCDETYDRRYNRPIPLPAPGISAEAMWRDDGLYDLVIDLDYNRGPIRPGRGSAIFLHVARPGFRPTEGCVALRRPDLVRLLRRLGPGTRLTI, from the coding sequence ATGAAGCGCACCACCCTCCGGCACCTGCGGGTCCGCCCCGATCCCCTCGACCGCCGCCGCGGCACGCTGATCGCCGGCCCGGTGCTGATTCCCTGCGCCCTCGGCAAGGGCGGCCAGACCCACCGGAAGCGCGAGGGCGACGGCGCCTCGCCCCGCGGGACCTTTCGCCTGCGCGGCGGCTTCTACCGGCCCGACCGGCTCGGGGGTCGGCCCGCGACCCTCCTCCCCTTGCGCCGCATCCGCCCTGGCGACGGCTGGTGCGACGAGACCTACGACCGGCGCTACAACCGCCCGATCCCGCTCCCCGCCCCGGGCATCAGCGCCGAGGCGATGTGGCGCGACGACGGGCTCTACGACCTCGTGATCGACCTCGACTACAATCGCGGCCCGATCCGTCCCGGACGCGGCAGCGCCATCTTCCTGCACGTCGCCCGCCCCGGCTTCCGGCCGACCGAGGGCTGCGTGGCCCTGCGCCGCCCCGACCTGGTCCGGCTCCTGCGCCGCCTCGGGCCCGGCACCCGCCTCACGATCTAG